The following are encoded together in the Actinoplanes sp. N902-109 genome:
- a CDS encoding carbohydrate ABC transporter permease produces the protein MLTEDVPAARVRSGDVGQSPAAGRRRRRGIGWAQRLEILLLSGPALLVFLFFVILPVVLAAYYGFYRWKGFGVPTNFVGLDNYVTILKDSSFHDALWHNGLILVLSLVLQGPAGVGLALLLNQRIRGQSVIRVLIFVPYVIAEVIVGTAFGLMLQTNGALNGVLRSIGLGRLAEDWLANPALAIWTLMFILTWKYIGFAVILFLAGLQNIPEELSEAAMMDGATYWQTQRLITLPLLGPTIRIWGFLSIIGALQLFDLVYIIWGQYVASTAGTSTMATYMVTEGRNAANYGYGNAVAVVLFLISMIIALIYQRFVLRRDTEGALTGGR, from the coding sequence GTGCTCACCGAGGATGTGCCCGCTGCGCGTGTGCGCAGCGGGGATGTCGGGCAGTCGCCGGCGGCTGGGCGCCGCCGGCGGCGCGGCATCGGCTGGGCGCAACGGCTGGAGATCCTGCTGCTGTCCGGCCCGGCGCTGCTGGTGTTCCTGTTCTTCGTCATCCTCCCCGTGGTGCTGGCCGCGTACTACGGCTTCTACCGGTGGAAGGGTTTCGGGGTCCCGACGAACTTCGTCGGCCTGGACAACTACGTCACCATCCTGAAGGACTCGTCGTTCCATGACGCGTTGTGGCACAACGGGTTGATCCTGGTGCTCTCGCTCGTCCTGCAGGGTCCGGCCGGGGTGGGCCTGGCGCTGCTGCTCAACCAGCGGATCCGCGGACAGTCGGTGATCCGGGTGCTGATCTTCGTGCCGTACGTGATCGCCGAGGTCATCGTCGGGACGGCCTTCGGCCTCATGCTGCAGACGAACGGCGCCCTCAACGGTGTCCTGCGGTCGATCGGTCTCGGCCGGCTGGCCGAGGACTGGCTGGCCAACCCGGCGCTCGCCATCTGGACCCTGATGTTCATCCTGACCTGGAAGTACATCGGCTTCGCGGTGATCCTCTTCCTGGCCGGGCTGCAGAACATCCCGGAGGAGCTGTCCGAGGCGGCCATGATGGACGGCGCCACGTACTGGCAGACGCAACGCCTGATCACCCTGCCGTTGCTGGGCCCGACAATCCGCATCTGGGGCTTCCTGTCGATCATCGGCGCGCTGCAGCTGTTCGACCTCGTCTACATCATCTGGGGTCAGTACGTCGCGTCGACCGCCGGCACCTCGACGATGGCGACGTACATGGTCACCGAAGGCCGCAACGCGGCCAACTACGGGTACGGCAATGCCGTCGCGGTCGTGCTTTTCCTCATCTCGATGATCATCGCGCTGATCTACCAGCGCTTCGTCCTGCGCCGGGACACCGAGGGCGCGCTCACGGGGGGACGGTAG
- a CDS encoding carbohydrate ABC transporter permease, translating into MARTIPSRRGSNRDSWGNPIVYAGALVLIGVMLGPVIYIIIGGFRTNSQITTDPAALPHPWVSRNYTSVLTSDSFWRQVGNSTIVAVATTIGVVTLGVMASYVLARYRFRGRSAMYALFAAGLMFPVTVAITPLYILVKNVGLVNSLPGVILPQIAFALPTTVIILVPFLQAIPKDIEEAAAIDRCSRLGFFWRMVLPLSVPGLITTGILAFVNSWNSYLLPLFLLNDQDSFTLPLGVQAFASEYSVDTAKVLAFTSLSMIPALIFFSLFERRIVGGLTGAVKG; encoded by the coding sequence ATGGCCAGGACCATTCCCTCCCGGCGGGGGAGCAACCGGGACAGCTGGGGCAACCCGATCGTCTATGCCGGCGCTCTCGTGCTGATCGGGGTCATGCTGGGCCCCGTCATCTACATCATCATCGGCGGGTTCCGGACCAACTCGCAGATCACCACCGACCCCGCGGCGCTCCCGCACCCGTGGGTGTCGCGCAACTACACCAGCGTCCTGACCAGCGACAGCTTCTGGCGCCAGGTGGGCAACTCGACGATCGTGGCGGTCGCCACCACCATCGGCGTCGTCACGCTGGGCGTCATGGCGAGCTATGTCCTGGCCCGGTACAGGTTCCGCGGCCGCTCGGCGATGTACGCCTTGTTCGCCGCGGGGCTGATGTTCCCGGTGACGGTCGCGATCACGCCGCTGTACATCCTGGTGAAGAACGTGGGCCTGGTGAACTCGCTGCCCGGCGTGATCCTCCCGCAGATCGCCTTCGCCCTGCCCACGACGGTCATCATCCTGGTGCCGTTCCTGCAGGCGATCCCCAAGGACATCGAGGAGGCCGCCGCCATCGACCGGTGCAGCCGGCTCGGTTTCTTCTGGCGGATGGTGCTCCCGCTGTCGGTGCCGGGCCTGATCACCACCGGCATCCTCGCGTTCGTCAACAGCTGGAACAGCTACCTGCTGCCGCTGTTCCTGCTGAACGACCAGGACTCCTTCACGCTGCCGCTGGGCGTGCAGGCGTTCGCCTCGGAGTACTCGGTGGACACCGCCAAGGTGCTCGCCTTCACCTCGCTGTCGATGATCCCGGCGCTCATCTTCTTCAGCCTGTTCGAACGCCGCATCGTCGGCGGGCTCACCGGCGCGGTCAAGGGCTGA